A section of the Halopiger aswanensis genome encodes:
- a CDS encoding helix-turn-helix transcriptional regulator, which translates to MNATDPSASALEEIEFLALSANRVDVLRLLSEGRYTRTELAQETGASQATLGRILGDFADRSWITRDGSEYTATATGQLVASGFTDMQDILETERRLRGIVEYLPTETFEFDIRRLADARITVPSQTRPNAPLQRLLALLEDATEVRAVSHAFNEQNLTTVQERTETGEQTFEGVFSRDAIDALADDSALRTQLRELLETDRATVRIYDDEIPLAAMIIDDVVYLLVRDEQGILRASIDSDDDEIRAWARETFDSYWEGAAPLEADALSS; encoded by the coding sequence ATGAACGCGACGGACCCGTCGGCATCGGCGCTCGAGGAGATCGAGTTCCTCGCGCTCTCGGCGAACCGCGTCGACGTGCTCCGACTCCTCTCGGAGGGGCGGTACACGCGGACCGAACTGGCACAGGAAACGGGCGCGTCGCAGGCGACGCTCGGCCGCATTCTGGGGGATTTCGCCGATCGCTCGTGGATCACGCGAGACGGCAGCGAGTACACCGCGACGGCGACCGGCCAACTCGTCGCGTCGGGCTTTACCGACATGCAAGACATCCTCGAGACCGAGCGGCGGCTGCGGGGGATCGTGGAGTACCTGCCGACCGAGACGTTCGAGTTCGATATCCGGCGACTGGCCGACGCGCGGATCACCGTGCCGAGCCAGACGCGGCCGAACGCCCCGCTGCAGCGCCTGCTCGCCTTGCTCGAGGATGCGACGGAGGTCCGAGCGGTCTCGCACGCCTTTAACGAACAGAACCTGACCACCGTCCAGGAGCGAACCGAGACCGGCGAGCAGACCTTCGAGGGCGTCTTCTCGCGGGACGCGATCGACGCGCTTGCAGACGACTCCGCGCTGCGGACGCAGTTGCGGGAACTGCTCGAGACCGACCGCGCCACCGTCCGTATTTACGACGACGAGATCCCGCTCGCGGCGATGATCATCGACGACGTCGTCTACCTGCTGGTGCGCGACGAGCAGGGAATCCTGCGGGCGTCGATCGACAGCGACGACGACGAGATTCGCGCGTGGGCTCGCGAGACGTTCGACTCCTACTGGGAGGGAGCCGCACCGCTCGAGGCCGACGCGCTGTCGTCCTGA